CATAGCGGCGAACTTAGCAAATTCCTTCGGCGAAAGCTTCGGGCAGTAAATATCGGCGGCTATGCCCTCCAGATGCCGGCTGTTCCGCACGCCGCCGACGCGCCTGTTGTGCCGGACGCATCTGACCGCCGAATTGATGATGATGGGGACGCCGATCAGATCCCTCAGCGCCTGTAAAGCCGTCACCAGCTTCATGTCGATCGGCGCCGCGTCGCAATCTTTCCTTCCGCACCTACAGCGGAACTCCTTCCGCGAGAAATCCTTCGTTAGGTCTCCCAACGCCTACGCCTCTTTCAAGCGCCCTTCATACAGCCGCCACAGCGCGCAGACGTTCCGCGCGTAAGCGCTCCCGCTCCCAGCGCCATTGAAGCGGCCGGCGGCGGCGCGCACGATCGCGGCGTCGATCCCCCCGCCCGCTCCGAGCGCCAGGCGCACCGCATCATTGTGGCGCGCAAGCTCCTTGCGGAGCAGCACGCCCAAATGCGCCGCGCCGAAGCGCACATTCTGATCCGGATCAAGCAGCGCCGCGACAGGGTCCTTCCTGGCCGCAGTCCCCATATAGCCCCAGGCCAGCGGCAGCATCAGCTGCATAAGCCCGTAGCTCGTGGCCACATCCTCGAGGGACAAGCCGCATGCATGGGCTATCTCGCGGCAGCGCGCCTCATACCTTTCCATATACTCCGGCTCGTGCCGCGTTGCCTCTGGGCCCCCGCCCGACTCCTGCTCGATCACCGCCAAAATCAAAGCCGGCGGACATCCAGTCTGCCGGCCCCACTTCTCCGCAAGCTCCCGCCAGCGGAACACCTTCATATTCGGCTTCCATACGCTCATAGCCTTACCTCCTTTCGCTTCCCTCCGCCGCCTCTACACCACAGCGCGGGAAAGTATCACATTCTGCCCGTTGGGGATGTAGATAAAATTCTCTCCGTCCGCTATGCGTAGGTTTTCCAATTTCTCCCGCAGCGCCTGCGGGAGAGGCGTCCACGTTATCCCGCCGTCCACCGTGACGCTGTACACTCCGTTCTTAGAACCTATGCTGTAGCTCTGGGCGCTTCCGAGCGGGAGTTCAGAGAGCGCTATGTGCGCATACGAGTGATACCCTTGGCTGAAAGCCCTGTATTTGGCTACAGTGCTCGACGAGCCGTCGTAGTACGCCTTCACCGCGTCGTAAGCCAATCTCGGCTTAGCCTGCCCGGTGACTTTCACCTGTCCGGAGACTATCGCACCGACCGTTTTAGTCACGTCCGGCTGTACGGCTACGAAGAAGTTGAAACCAGCCAGCTCATGTGATGTGAAATCGCCCGCTTCGTTCAGTATGCCGTAGCAGTAGCGGACGTATTTCGCCCCTTCCGGTATCACGCCTTGGCGCGACGATATGAGCCCACTTATGGGGTTCAAGGCCCCGTCGTAGAAGTAGCGCGTAATGAGGGAGAAGCGATTGGTCATGCTTTGTGTCCAGTCACTGAGGTCGGTTGTGTCGATATAGTTTTGTACCTTCCACGACGCCGGCATAAATCCCGAACGTACTCTTTTGGGGTTTTCTGTTTCCATGCCCGTGCTGCTGTTGATGCCGCCTATTTCCCATACGGCGGCGTTCATGCCGTTGTAGACGTCGATGCGCAAGTCACCGTCTGAGACTTTGCCGCTGACGTAAACGGAGGGCCTGTAGCTGGCCGAATAAATAACGGCGTCGCTGTCCCTCAATACGGCTTCTTCCAGCGTGTTGCGACGGCCGTCGGCGCTGTTGTATTCGGAGTACGGGGATTCGAGCGGCACTCTCGCGAACATGCATTCTAGCGCGGGCGACGACGACGTGGATGTGCCGTGCTCGGCGTCGTATGGGTTGATGCGGTCGAGGAAGCGGCGCATTATAAGATTTTCTTTCACAGCTTTCCCGTCCGGCCCGACCGTGAGCGTCGGCCCGTAGCCGCCGGACTCTATGCATTCGGGGTGCAGCCTGCCGTCGGCGGCGTCGGTCGGCGTGCTTTCCACCCAGCGCCCTGTGAACATAGCCACGTGGTCCCACATGCGGAATAGGTTTTTGAACGAGGGGTATTCCGGCTTGTACGGGTTAGTGCGCCAGAATACCAGATCTCCGGCCTGTAGCTTGCTGTAGTTTATACCGGGGTCTATCGCCCAGCCGTTTTTGTAGAGCCATTCTATACTGGAGGAAGCTCGAAGGTTGTCTACATACTTTCCCCACGGATAAAAGTGCGTCCCGCGCCAGCGGTTGGTCAACTGCTCGTACCTGCTCTGCCAGTACGGTATACCGCGGATCGCGAGAAATATCGGCGCTCCGCAGTCGCATGATTTCTCGCACGCGGACGGGGAGCCGCCGCTGTACGCGCTGACGGTGTAAAGGCCGTCGTCGGCCGGCCCCTTGAAGTTCATTTCAAGGCTGTCGTTGTTCTCCTCGATGTGCGAACGCCCGTATACCCACGAACGGCCGGCGTAGCTTTCCATGCAGCTTACGAGCTGTCTTGCCGCGACTGGGTCGTTCAGTGGTCTTTCGTTGGAAAGTATCGAGTAGGCGTTTATTGCGTTGCAGTCTTTAGGGTTGGGGGTGAAGGCGGTGGGGAACCGGCCTTTTTCGAGTTTGAAGAGGTGTTTGTCGCCCAAGTCGAATATCGATGCGGCCGTTACGCTGCCGGAGTCGTTTAGGACGTAGCTGTAGAGCCGCATGTAAGTCGCTTCCGCCGGCACCGTGAAGGTATAGCCTTTTTGCAGCAGCTCTACAGCCGCGGACGACGACGTCTCGAGCAGCCTGCCTACACATTCGTCGTCCGATATGTCGATGTCTTCGTAGTGTTCGAGGTGCGCCGGGGCGGGCTGCCTCTCGGCCTCCCTGTAGAAGAAGAGGCGGCAGCCTGCGGAGCCCCACGCTTTTATCGTATACGTCCCCCCCGCCGTCACCGGTATTTTGCGCCTGTACCTCAGTGCGGCGAATTTCAAGTTGTCCCTGTTGTAATCCGAGCCGACGGGGCCTTCGGACTCCGTCACGCACATGCGCCCGCGCTCCCAGCAGCTTACGTTGTGGCGTATGAGGTTTTCGCCCGGGACGCGACTGCGCCCGGCGTTGTCGACGAGCGTCCCCCCGCCTGTGTTTGTAACCGTCCACATGTCCGCTTCGCAGTCCAGTGTAAGCGTTTTGCCGGCCGCCACATTGAACACGGCTCCGTTGTCTATTTCCAGATAGACGTTCGCAGGCACCGTCAGGTCGTTCAATACGTTGTACGTCCCCGCCGGCAGCCGCAGCTTTATCGCCGAGCCGTCCGCCCTGTTTATCCACCAGGCCAGCGAAAGCGGGGAAGAGGCCTCCGCCTGATCCGGCCACACGGCCACCACGTTGTCCGGCGTGAGCGTGTATCCGCCCGCTTTGTTTCCGTCTCCTACGAGGAGCTTTTTTACGTCTGTCAATACGCCGAGCTCGTTTTCCATCAAGACCGAGGCGGCGGCCTGTGAAGAGGTGCCGCCGCGCTCCGTGCGGCGCACTATGTTGGTAGTCATTTAAAAACCTCCCTGCACAAAATCAGAAAGAGCCGCCCGAAACGAAGGCGGCCGCGGCGTCCCCGAAAGTCCCGCCGCTTTCCATATCGTACGTCCCCGCCTGTTGGATCACGGTGACGCGCACCCACATATCCGACTCCGGAGGATACGCGCCGGAGACGTCCGTCCCTATGCACCTGTACGTATGGCCGTCCACGCAGCAGACCGTATCGGGGTAGCCGTAGACCGTCGACGCGTCCCACGGCGGCACGGAAGAGGCCGAAAGCACGGCGTCCCTGGCCGCCTCCGCGGCCTCCGCGCTCATCTCCGCCGACGCCTTGGCGGCAAGCGCCGCGTCGGCCGAACTTACGGCCGACGAAGCCGACAGCTGCGCCGCGTCGCGCGCCGAAAGCGTCTCCCCGTGCTTCTGCGCTATCTCCTCGTAGCGCTCGTGATTCTCCACCACCTGCGCCGCCAGCTCCTCCGCGGAAAGCGAATCGTCCACCGGCGCCGTTATCGCGCGCCCCGCGACTTCCGCCAGCTGCTGGATCATCATCACGCCGCGGTCCAGCCCCTTTTCCGTGTCGTCGGCGAAAAAGCGCCCCTGCTGATTCAGCAGCTTTACCGGCTGCAGCAGCGGCAGCTCCCTCATCAGCGTCAGAGTCCACCCCGCGGGCAGCGCGTCCGCGTCCGCGGAAGCGGGGTAGACCACCCGCCTCGCTTCGGCGTCCACCCTATAGCCGGACGAAATAAGCTCCGGCGTCCCGCCGGGCCCCGAAACATACACCTTCATATACGAGACGTCCGGCAGCGGGAAATCGTAACTCCATTCGCGCGTCAGCCCGTTGCCGGCGTGGACCTTCTTACAGCTTTCAAAATCCAGCATCACAGCCTCCTAACCCGCCGGCGCCACGTCGGCCGTAAGCGCCAGCACCGAACAGGGCAGCGGATGCGGCGCGTAAAGCACCATCCGCCCCTCGTCATAAGAAGAATCAAAGAAAATCTCGTGGTCGCAGGAAAAGAGCCGCGTAGCCTCCCCGCTCTCCTCATCAGAGCGCTCCGGCACCTCGAAAAGCAGAGCTTTCTGCGCTTCCGAGACCCCCGGACCGGTATAGACGGCGTTGCCCGGGCCTCCGGCGGCGGCGCCGGCCGAAAGCCCGCGCGTCCTCTCCACGCGCACGCGGACGGAGGCGACGCGGCTCTTCCGCGTAAGCTGCGCGCCGTCCCTCCTCTGATACGAAAGATCCAGCGTCTCCGCCACAGCGGCGTAGGGCAGCCCCACGTGCACGACGCGCGCCGCCTCCGGCAGCATTACTCGGCCGTCCTCCACGACCAGCCCCTCCACCGCGTCGCCGTCGGCGTTCGCGCAGACCGTGCGCCCGTTCAGATGCGAAAGCCCGGAGACCTCCCTTTGCGCGGACGCGGAGACCCTCGTGATCCCCGCGTCCACCATAAAGGCCTCCGCGGCGGTGGAGGCCTCCATCGGCTCCATCACCTCTATAAAGCGTTCGGCCCCGCGCCGCACGCAGAGATACACCAGGTCGGAGCCGCGCGAAATCACCGAAGCCACGCGCTCCACGACCCCGTCAGTCGGATAGCGCGCCCAGGCCACCACCTCGTGCTCGCGTATATACGTCATCCCTATCAGCAGCCCGTCGTCGCGCACCGCCCAGCACATCGAATCCGGCTCCAGCGCGAAAGCCCAGTCTACGATCTCGCGCCCTTCGAAAAGATGCCTCGCCAGCACCGTCAAGTCGTTGCCCGTATAGCTGTCGGAGGCGTATTCATAGCCCAGGTCGCGGATGCGCAGGCCCCGGGCCTGCACGAAAAGAATCATATTGCCCACGACGATCGGCTCTATCGCGGCGCAGCCCCTGTTGCCCTGCAGCCCTACGTCGACGTTGGAAGGCGTCACTGCGCCCCCCGCCGCTCCGGAAGAAAGCTTCCACTCGCCGCCGGAAGTCATCACCAGCAAGTCTCCCAGCGAGACGAAATACCTGAGGTCGAACATCTTCCGCGAAACCAGCGTGCCGGAAAGCGCCTCGTCGTCCAGCGCCTCGAACGACGCGCCGAAATCGTAATAATCGCCCGTCTTCGACATCCACCAGCTCTGCGGCTGCTCCCGCGTCGAGCCCATAATCAGGCGCTCCTGATAAAATCCTGCGGCCGACGGCCAGCCCTGCGCGTCGCTCCACGCGCCCTCCTCCCAGTTGACGGTGGCCTTCGTAGCGGCCGCCGCGGTGAGCACCCGCGCCGCCGCCGAAGTGGGGGAGTAGACCGCCGTGATCTTCATCACCGCCCGGTGCTCGGCCGCGTTCGCCGCCAGCTGGAAATAGCCGCGGTCCTCCTCGCTGTTGCCCTCGGGCACGAAAGTAGTGAACGACGCCGCCCTCACGCGCAGCCGCGTCGGCTTGTCCACCACGTCCTGATCGCTGTAATTCTTCGCATTGCCGCAGGAGGACGACGTCCCCTCGGCATAACTTTCCGAAATATAAGTCTTATACTTCACCCAGGCCGACTCATCCTCGTCGTAATACTCCAAAAACACCGTTCCGCCCCAGAAGCCGCCGGACTCCAGCCGCCAGCCCTTATAGGCCGTCACCTCGAGCGTCCGGCCGCCGGATGAGGCCGGGACGAAGACCGAACAGTCCACCGCGCCGACGCGCACCGGCGCCGGCGGGGAAAAGGTCACGACGCCCTCCTCCGAAAGAGAGGAGACGGAGCAGTCGGTATAGCCGTCGCCGCTTACGGCGCTGTAGACGCGGCACCTGCGCCCGACCGCGAAATATCCCCTGTACGCCTCCGGGACCGTGTAATAATAGCTGTACGTGGGGCCACCCTCGCCCGACGACCCCGTCTCTTCCTGGACCCCGGTGATCGAGGCGGAGGCCCAGGCGCCGCCGGCGTCTCCGGAGGACTTCACCGAAACCTCGTCCACATGATGAATGACCGAAAAAAGCCCGC
Above is a genomic segment from Synergistes jonesii containing:
- a CDS encoding lytic transglycosylase domain-containing protein, coding for MSVWKPNMKVFRWRELAEKWGRQTGCPPALILAVIEQESGGGPEATRHEPEYMERYEARCREIAHACGLSLEDVATSYGLMQLMLPLAWGYMGTAARKDPVAALLDPDQNVRFGAAHLGVLLRKELARHNDAVRLALGAGGGIDAAIVRAAAGRFNGAGSGSAYARNVCALWRLYEGRLKEA
- a CDS encoding D-Ala-D-Ala carboxypeptidase family metallohydrolase, whose translation is MGDLTKDFSRKEFRCRCGRKDCDAAPIDMKLVTALQALRDLIGVPIIINSAVRCVRHNRRVGGVRNSRHLEGIAADIYCPKLSPKEFAKFAAMIPEFDKGGIGLYDWGIHVDVRGRRARWDYRGR